From Chlamydiifrater volucris, one genomic window encodes:
- a CDS encoding peptide ABC transporter substrate-binding protein, which yields MTDGDAKANVLSVLMHDDPYSLDPRSVRLLSNITLSKHLFEGLLRETCTAEGVELALAESYSVSADNTCYTFQLKPTTWSNGDPLTAEDFKESWEQVILGLVPSVFHYAFMDIKNAKKALSGEVSRKEIGIYCPNKTTLVVQLDKPVPYFPKLLCLPAFSPVHKLWREQTDLSLPSSSKNMLIGNGPFVLKKRRAKQYLQLAKNPCYHEADQVKLSGIDIQIIPDVHTATLLFENGKIDWQGPPWSDSLPLETSKCLTKQGKLQRFDIAGTSWLIFNTKRYPFNNKKLRKALSLAIDRQLLVNTVLNGRGSTTFEILPPCLNPKGGFSSFYKEAPTTSETSDDQQQSARKLFHEALEELGLSPEEFKKFPLLFPASGSVTPLIVQAISQQWKEVLGIHVPLQGLEFSVLQDKKHSGSFSLTIGDWMADFHDPMAFLSIFSSPFGVQPYVLDNPTFAALVTSIQKEEDELARAQLIERASSLLENESCVMPLYHHSFEFTLNKRLANLKLSPLGTVDFKYSELQANKE from the coding sequence ATGACTGATGGAGATGCCAAAGCTAATGTTCTTTCTGTGCTTATGCACGACGATCCTTATTCCCTGGATCCTAGATCCGTTCGCCTCCTCTCTAACATCACTTTGTCTAAACATCTTTTTGAAGGCCTTTTGAGAGAAACTTGCACTGCAGAAGGCGTAGAATTGGCTCTGGCCGAATCCTATTCTGTTTCTGCAGATAACACTTGCTATACCTTCCAACTAAAGCCAACCACGTGGAGCAACGGAGACCCTCTGACCGCAGAAGATTTCAAGGAATCCTGGGAGCAAGTCATTTTGGGCCTTGTGCCCTCTGTATTTCATTATGCATTCATGGATATAAAAAACGCTAAAAAAGCTCTTTCCGGAGAGGTTTCTAGGAAAGAAATTGGCATCTACTGTCCCAACAAAACAACTCTTGTTGTTCAGCTTGATAAGCCTGTCCCCTACTTTCCTAAGCTTCTATGCTTGCCAGCCTTCTCTCCCGTGCATAAACTTTGGCGAGAGCAAACAGACCTTTCTTTGCCTTCGTCTTCAAAAAACATGCTCATTGGCAATGGCCCATTTGTTCTTAAAAAAAGACGTGCTAAGCAGTACCTCCAGCTGGCAAAAAATCCCTGTTACCATGAAGCTGATCAAGTAAAGCTCTCGGGCATAGATATCCAAATTATCCCTGATGTTCACACAGCTACCCTACTATTTGAAAATGGGAAAATTGACTGGCAAGGTCCACCTTGGAGCGATTCGTTACCCTTAGAAACTAGCAAATGTTTAACAAAACAAGGGAAGCTGCAAAGATTTGATATAGCCGGGACTTCATGGCTTATTTTTAACACAAAAAGGTATCCCTTTAACAATAAAAAGTTAAGGAAAGCTCTTTCCTTGGCTATAGATAGACAGCTTTTGGTGAATACTGTTCTCAACGGAAGAGGGTCTACAACCTTTGAAATTTTACCTCCATGCTTAAATCCCAAAGGAGGCTTCTCAAGCTTTTACAAGGAAGCTCCAACTACATCTGAAACAAGCGATGACCAACAACAATCGGCCAGAAAGCTTTTTCACGAAGCCTTGGAAGAATTGGGGCTTTCTCCGGAAGAATTCAAAAAGTTTCCTCTACTTTTCCCCGCATCAGGCTCCGTGACTCCTCTTATTGTTCAAGCCATCAGCCAGCAGTGGAAGGAAGTTTTAGGAATTCATGTCCCTTTACAAGGGCTAGAGTTTAGTGTTCTCCAGGACAAGAAACATTCCGGATCCTTTTCCCTAACCATAGGAGACTGGATGGCAGATTTTCATGATCCCATGGCTTTTCTTTCCATATTTTCATCTCCTTTCGGCGTTCAGCCTTACGTACTAGACAATCCTACATTTGCTGCTTTGGTAACAAGTATTCAAAAGGAGGAAGACGAGCTTGCACGTGCTCAACTCATCGAAAGGGCGTCAAGCCTTTTGGAAAATGAATCGTGTGTTATGCCCCTATATCATCATTCCTTTGAATTTACTTTGAATAAAAGATTGGCAAACCTTAAACTCTCTCCCCTGGGCACGGTGGACTTTAAGTACTCGGAGCTGCAAGCAAATAAGGAGTGA
- the tsaD gene encoding tRNA (adenosine(37)-N6)-threonylcarbamoyltransferase complex transferase subunit TsaD: protein MLTLGIESSCDETSVAVVKDKFFIRSNIIASQEIHSSFGGVVPELASRAHIKTFPSVLAKSLEKANVSPKQLDLVAVSSEPGLIGSLSVGIHFAQGFADALKKPLIGVNHVEAHIYSAFMSHPDKVTFPALGVVISGAHTALFLVESPTSFKLIGKTRDDAIGETFDKVACILGLPYPGGPAIEKLSTEGDPLAYTFSEGKVPGFEFSFSGLKTAVMYAAKGNNANKKTPNKPMSEQQLKDLAASFQRTVFSSLIKKIPLAAHRWHCKSILLGGGVCNNKYFQNLLNSLMSIPVFFPLKDLCSDNAAMIASLGEALYSNSENQRHMLLRPCTRSSWPQLTA from the coding sequence ATGCTAACTCTAGGGATTGAAAGCTCCTGCGATGAAACATCCGTCGCTGTTGTTAAAGACAAATTTTTCATACGTTCCAATATTATTGCTTCACAAGAAATTCATTCTTCCTTTGGAGGTGTCGTTCCAGAACTAGCTTCCAGGGCCCATATTAAAACTTTTCCTTCCGTTCTTGCGAAAAGCCTAGAAAAAGCCAATGTTTCTCCAAAACAACTAGACCTAGTTGCTGTTTCTTCAGAACCAGGTCTCATAGGTTCCCTTTCCGTCGGCATTCATTTTGCTCAAGGATTTGCTGATGCTTTAAAGAAGCCTCTCATAGGAGTCAATCATGTTGAAGCACATATTTATTCAGCATTTATGAGTCACCCAGACAAAGTGACATTTCCTGCTCTTGGAGTTGTAATATCAGGAGCACATACAGCACTTTTTCTCGTTGAATCACCAACCTCCTTTAAGTTAATAGGAAAAACAAGAGACGATGCTATAGGAGAAACTTTTGATAAAGTTGCCTGCATCTTGGGATTACCCTACCCCGGGGGACCTGCCATAGAAAAACTATCCACGGAAGGAGACCCCTTAGCTTACACTTTTTCCGAAGGCAAAGTCCCCGGATTTGAATTTTCTTTCAGCGGCCTTAAGACTGCCGTTATGTACGCGGCAAAGGGCAATAATGCTAATAAAAAAACTCCCAATAAACCTATGTCTGAGCAACAACTTAAAGACCTTGCTGCTTCATTTCAGCGAACAGTGTTTTCTTCCCTGATCAAAAAAATTCCTCTAGCTGCTCACAGATGGCATTGCAAGTCGATTCTTCTGGGCGGGGGAGTATGTAATAATAAATATTTTCAAAATCTTCTTAACTCCTTAATGAGTATTCCTGTATTTTTCCCCTTAAAGGACCTGTGTTCCGATAATGCCGCTATGATAGCTTCCTTAGGAGAAGCTCTTTACTCGAATTCTGAAAACCAACGACACATGCTTCTTAGACCATGCACAAGATCTTCCTGGCCCCAACTGACTGCTTAA
- a CDS encoding amino acid ABC transporter permease, which produces MSNIFLLLKGCFYTLGIVAASIAIGSILGLVVGGVTCRYSRCKWLSRLGGAYVVVVRGTPLFIQILMLYFGLPVFLGSWFAFSPLVTGIIALGLNSAAYLAENIRGGINSISSGQWEVAKVLGYSPGQIFFYILLPQVVRSVFPSVANEYIALIKESSILMVVGVPELTKVSRDIVARELNPVEIYGLSALLYLVMTSACAYLSRRVEKGREYEC; this is translated from the coding sequence GTGTCTAATATATTTTTACTCCTGAAGGGGTGTTTTTATACGCTTGGTATAGTTGCTGCTTCCATAGCGATAGGGTCGATCTTGGGGCTTGTCGTAGGAGGAGTGACTTGCCGGTACTCTCGTTGCAAGTGGTTGTCTCGTTTAGGAGGGGCGTATGTAGTTGTGGTGAGGGGAACTCCACTGTTCATCCAGATATTGATGCTATATTTTGGACTTCCTGTCTTTCTAGGGAGTTGGTTTGCGTTTTCTCCTCTTGTGACCGGGATTATTGCTTTAGGATTAAATTCGGCAGCTTATCTAGCCGAAAATATTCGTGGGGGAATCAATTCTATCTCTTCGGGGCAATGGGAGGTGGCCAAAGTTTTGGGATATTCCCCTGGGCAGATCTTCTTTTATATTTTGTTGCCTCAAGTGGTTCGCTCCGTTTTTCCTTCCGTAGCTAACGAATATATAGCTTTAATCAAAGAGAGCAGTATTTTAATGGTGGTTGGCGTTCCGGAATTGACAAAGGTAAGCAGGGACATTGTCGCTAGAGAATTGAATCCAGTAGAAATATATGGGCTTTCTGCGTTGCTGTATCTCGTTATGACCTCCGCGTGTGCTTATCTTTCTCGTCGAGTGGAAAAAGGAAGAGAGTATGAGTGTTAG
- a CDS encoding amino acid ABC transporter ATP-binding protein, with product MSVSVKGLSVTLGGRKVVRDASFTLEEGRITLLLGRSGSGKTTLLRALAGLVEASSGLIVFSSREHSHPGFVFQNPELFPHMTVLENCSHPQIIVKKQSPDIAEEVSYNFLKKLGIEDLACYYPKMLSGGQKQRVAIARSLCMESKILLFDEPTSALDPYASDVFAAIIQDLKEQGLTIGVSTHDTRFAEKCRDRAYLVDSGRILAFYDVAKDTPSDDRALFQDFFSSW from the coding sequence ATGAGTGTTAGTGTAAAAGGACTTTCGGTCACCTTGGGGGGCAGAAAAGTTGTTAGGGATGCTTCGTTTACTCTTGAAGAAGGGCGCATAACGCTGTTGTTAGGGAGGAGTGGTTCAGGTAAGACTACCTTGCTCAGAGCTTTAGCTGGTCTTGTAGAGGCGTCCTCTGGATTGATAGTCTTTTCTTCTAGAGAACATAGTCATCCAGGGTTTGTCTTCCAAAATCCCGAGCTTTTCCCTCACATGACAGTTTTAGAGAACTGTTCGCATCCGCAAATAATAGTCAAAAAACAGTCACCGGATATTGCTGAGGAAGTTTCTTACAACTTTCTAAAAAAATTGGGAATAGAAGATCTAGCTTGTTATTATCCCAAAATGTTGTCTGGAGGTCAGAAACAACGTGTAGCTATAGCTAGATCTTTGTGTATGGAGTCGAAAATTCTTTTGTTTGATGAGCCGACTTCTGCTCTAGATCCTTACGCTTCGGATGTTTTTGCTGCTATAATTCAGGATTTGAAAGAGCAGGGATTAACTATAGGGGTTTCCACTCACGATACCCGTTTTGCTGAAAAGTGTAGAGACAGAGCCTACTTGGTAGATTCTGGAAGAATTTTAGCTTTTTATGACGTTGCGAAAGATACTCCCTCGGATGATAGGGCGTTATTTCAAGACTTTTTTTCTTCGTGGTAA
- a CDS encoding YihY/virulence factor BrkB family protein: MLKKIRSLFSSSTKNIRSFKNKVSPIESIKESRFIRVIKATISTVFYCELPREAAILSYYGVLTIIPILVFFFRLSEKLFANADLQKFLIEKFPNYASQIKEIGITALEASDSGTGIVLISSFFVFCWAGLLMLSSLEDGLNKISGNGILKVSGNRLLAYLGIILVSPMIFILSYGSFIYATKILPLLNPSFLPLTTSQYVLKLFYSTLPYFVICPTLFLCYYFLPRTKVLSSAAWISSAVIGIIYVSCQHWFLIMQIKLFNYSFTYGALVALPSFLLLLYFCSFLFLVGGALTFSIQNLGYKFFSRHNPLLEGYEKTIVCLEILIMIMNRFNRGTCALTANDISKSTRIPLGEITQCLDILVERELITGFGEKRNQQKYLPAFNFNEITVLEVLKKIIGANENMKHKTSIAGSAAEESLKKIMDSLQHDENNVTVLELTQNF, from the coding sequence ATGCTAAAAAAAATCCGCTCTCTATTCAGTTCTTCAACCAAAAACATACGATCATTTAAAAATAAAGTTTCCCCCATAGAGAGCATCAAAGAGTCTCGTTTTATACGAGTCATAAAAGCGACAATATCAACAGTATTCTACTGTGAACTTCCCAGAGAGGCCGCTATTCTTAGTTACTACGGGGTCCTTACAATCATTCCCATCCTAGTCTTCTTTTTCAGGCTCTCAGAAAAACTCTTTGCCAATGCAGACTTGCAAAAATTCCTAATAGAAAAGTTCCCTAACTACGCCTCTCAAATTAAAGAAATAGGGATAACAGCCCTAGAAGCTTCTGATTCTGGTACGGGAATTGTATTAATTTCTAGTTTCTTTGTGTTCTGCTGGGCAGGACTACTGATGCTATCGTCTTTAGAGGATGGATTAAATAAGATATCTGGAAATGGTATTCTTAAAGTATCGGGCAATAGATTGTTAGCTTACCTAGGAATCATATTGGTCTCCCCCATGATATTTATCCTTTCTTACGGGTCTTTCATATACGCAACTAAAATACTCCCCCTACTAAATCCAAGCTTTCTTCCACTAACTACCTCTCAATATGTTCTAAAACTTTTCTATTCTACTCTTCCGTACTTCGTAATTTGCCCCACCCTGTTTCTTTGTTACTATTTTCTTCCAAGAACGAAAGTTTTATCTTCAGCAGCTTGGATCTCTTCAGCCGTAATAGGAATCATTTATGTCTCTTGCCAACATTGGTTCCTGATTATGCAGATTAAATTATTCAACTATAGTTTCACCTACGGTGCTTTGGTGGCCCTGCCCTCTTTCCTCTTGCTGTTATACTTCTGCTCGTTTCTATTTTTGGTCGGGGGAGCGTTAACTTTCTCCATACAAAACCTCGGATATAAGTTCTTTTCAAGGCATAACCCATTACTAGAAGGGTATGAAAAAACTATTGTGTGCCTAGAAATTCTTATTATGATTATGAATAGATTCAATAGAGGGACTTGCGCCCTAACTGCTAACGACATTTCTAAATCTACTCGAATCCCTTTGGGAGAAATTACACAATGCTTAGACATCCTAGTGGAAAGAGAACTGATAACAGGCTTTGGAGAAAAAAGGAATCAACAGAAGTATCTTCCAGCTTTCAACTTTAATGAGATTACTGTTTTAGAAGTCCTAAAAAAAATTATCGGTGCTAATGAGAATATGAAGCACAAAACGAGCATCGCTGGTAGCGCAGCAGAAGAATCTTTGAAAAAGATTATGGACAGCTTGCAACACGACGAAAATAACGTAACCGTATTGGAGCTTACTCAGAACTTCTAA
- a CDS encoding class I SAM-dependent methyltransferase, whose protein sequence is MPFFLTVMHIQATMKNQKKQHTGINRHTFQKNIEKKHHPYTSWSKVAKEYHSIVGFEGHFYHKEVILPNLQTFLENSSEDIFVDLGCGQGVFEKNISKDSKYLGLDISKELIKIAENSRTTPNHSFVVADLTKPELPSKAHPYLGKASKAVAILSLQNMTNPEIAITHASNLLRNGGLFVIVLNHPCFRIPRLSSWGYDEDQKLMYRRLDRYLSKQKIPIQNNPSRRNSALTWSFHFPLSFWISALRKNKFHLTDLEEWISPKQSYGKRGRAENLAREEFPLFLALKAEKVVLRR, encoded by the coding sequence GTGCCCTTTTTTCTTACTGTAATGCATATCCAAGCAACTATGAAAAATCAAAAAAAACAACATACCGGAATCAATAGACATACTTTTCAAAAAAACATCGAAAAAAAACATCATCCCTATACATCTTGGAGCAAAGTAGCCAAAGAGTATCACTCTATTGTTGGATTCGAGGGGCATTTCTACCACAAAGAAGTAATCTTACCCAATTTACAAACATTCTTGGAAAACTCTTCTGAAGATATTTTTGTAGATCTTGGGTGCGGCCAAGGAGTTTTTGAAAAAAACATCTCAAAAGACTCTAAATATTTGGGACTAGATATCTCAAAAGAACTTATAAAAATAGCTGAAAATAGTAGAACAACCCCGAACCACTCTTTCGTTGTAGCAGATCTCACTAAACCAGAATTACCTTCAAAAGCCCATCCCTATTTAGGAAAAGCTTCAAAAGCTGTTGCTATATTATCTCTACAGAATATGACCAATCCAGAAATCGCTATAACACATGCGAGCAACCTACTAAGAAACGGTGGTTTATTTGTGATCGTGTTAAATCATCCCTGCTTCCGGATTCCTAGGTTGTCCTCATGGGGGTATGATGAAGATCAAAAACTCATGTATCGAAGATTAGACCGATATCTTTCTAAGCAAAAAATACCCATACAAAATAATCCAAGTAGGAGGAATTCTGCACTTACCTGGTCTTTCCACTTTCCACTAAGCTTTTGGATATCAGCTCTAAGAAAAAATAAATTTCATTTAACCGATCTAGAGGAGTGGATTTCTCCTAAACAGTCCTATGGAAAACGAGGTCGAGCAGAAAACCTTGCTAGAGAAGAATTTCCATTATTTTTGGCTTTAAAAGCAGAGAAAGTTGTTTTGAGAAGATAA